The stretch of DNA GGCCGAGCGCCTCGAACCCGGCGACATCACCCGCTCCGACCGCCTCCCCCGCAAGGAGACCGACGAGCGCCTCGAACCCGGGTGGGAGGCCACCGGCGAGGACGCCGACGCCGTCGCCCTGGACCAGCTCGACCTGGGTCGCCCCCGGGTCCTCAGCGCCCAGGGGGTCTCCAGCGCCGCCGAGCGCTGGTACGGCGGCGACCACGGCCCCGACGCCGAGGGCGTCCGCAAGGCTCACGCCACCTGCTCCACCTGCGGCTTCTTCCTGCCCATGGCCGGCGCCCTGCGCGCCGTCTTCGGGGTCTGCGCCAACGAGTGGTCCGCCGACGACGGTAGCGTCGTCTCCCTGGACCACGGCTGCGGCGCCCACTCCGAGACCGATCTGCCCGACCAGGGCCCAGAGTGGCCCATCAACCCCTCACGGGTCGACGACCACCTCATGGTGCCGCTGAGCACCAACGGGCTCGACCTGCGCGACGGCCGGAGCATCGCCGAGCTCGCCGCCCAGCAGCCCGACGACGTCGACGGCGAGCCCGACGGCGCCCCCGCCGAGAGCGAGGCAGGCGCGCCCGTCCCGAAGGCCGGAGCCGAGCCGCCGGCCCAGGACCGGGACACTGATGCCGCAGCCGATGCCGCGAAGGCTGCTGCCGACATCGACGCCGACATCGCCACCGAGTCTGCCGTCACTGCCGACGGCGCCGCTGGTGCTGACGGCGCGGATGGCACGGACATCGTTGCCGGTGCGGATACCACCGAGCCCGCAGCTGAGGAGCCGCCGGCAGAGGCGTCCGGGAAGAAGACCGGTAAGACTGCGGAGAAGCCCGCCGCGAAGCGCTCCCGCCGCGAGGCCTCCTCGACCAGGCGTCGTCGTCGCACATCCGACTCGCCGGAGGAAACCTCTGAGGACCGCCGCAGCCGTCTGCCGGAGTTCGACCTCGGAGACCTTGGGGGAGCCGCGACC from Actinomyces sp. Marseille-P3109 encodes:
- a CDS encoding DUF3027 domain-containing protein, producing the protein MPNAERLVTHLFDCTLSGYRGWHWAVTLSRVPRSRTATVCEMELLPGEDALLAPAWVPWAERLEPGDITRSDRLPRKETDERLEPGWEATGEDADAVALDQLDLGRPRVLSAQGVSSAAERWYGGDHGPDAEGVRKAHATCSTCGFFLPMAGALRAVFGVCANEWSADDGSVVSLDHGCGAHSETDLPDQGPEWPINPSRVDDHLMVPLSTNGLDLRDGRSIAELAAQQPDDVDGEPDGAPAESEAGAPVPKAGAEPPAQDRDTDAAADAAKAAADIDADIATESAVTADGAAGADGADGTDIVAGADTTEPAAEEPPAEASGKKTGKTAEKPAAKRSRREASSTRRRRRTSDSPEETSEDRRSRLPEFDLGDLGGAATATASASSAPDAAEVLAATAEPAPPTPASAGSGDTPSERAASARAAVAGLSLALGVDAPAEEADEESATRLSVSGASDRSADGRTDGTPQEGVPDAEPEDAEPQHAPRTLAELEAILPKRS